The Neodiprion lecontei isolate iyNeoLeco1 chromosome 2, iyNeoLeco1.1, whole genome shotgun sequence genome segment CTGTATTAACGGTAGAAGTTTAACACCGCAAGTAAAAGTAatgtaatcaatttttttgcccTGCCTTTCATGATCAAAacacaagaaagaaaaatgctGACAAGATGACATCAACCATACATCTTCTTAGAATTCATTCTTCCTAACTTACTTTATTATGGCTGGCATTATCTATGTCATCCTTATCcttgtacttttcttttttgtgaTCGCTATGTTCCAACATTTTATGATTTCGATCACCAAAGAAGAAGCCTTTCAGAAGCTTCATGCTGTATGTAGCGAGCACAACTGTTGGTAACAGCTTGACGATGATCAAAACTGTAGATACGCTTGTAACGGACTAACTCTCAATATAATACACTGTCAATTAcactttaatattttttcacgttgCTTTGTAGCACCTGTTTCACATGCACATATACTGTCATCGGTTACACTGAACCAAGGTCATGTGACGATCGTTAATGAGATGCTTTAAACTGAtaactaaaaagaaaaaattatattttcagaaTCCACGGAATTGATCTGGCTTCAAAGCGAACTgacaagaaatattttcaatacaaaTATGTCATGATCACTGGAATATAGCTAATCTTAgagattcattttttaaactccTATTTAActaataaacgaaaaaattgttttattagataaagtttgcttttgtagaaaccagtacaatatttcggattttaacAAAAGTTACCTATTTGCtaaaacatttattgtaaataacaatgtacgcttgtactttttttatgtttatgTGAACTTTTTCGTAACAAACCCTAAACGTAATCCTCTATCCTGCTCTTATTATACTGCCCCTGATAATTATCAAAGTGCAAAGTCCATCGCATCTTAGTGAAAACGTTCTCCTTGTTCTTCTGAATAGGCACCCATATTATaatcaacgtaaaaaaaaaacaaaagcaaactttataaacaataaatcaagattttggttattattcaatgtatagaatcaaaattcatgtatttaaatataaactcaaaaaataaatttttttggttgaCCAGTGTTATActtcaatctcaataaacaaaaaacctATATAATTGGctctttttttgtaataaatagTCATTCACTAATCTTTACTCTGAACTTTTTTTGCACAGATATGCATTGATTGTACACACGCAAGCTTTTTCTAGAATTTTCGTATTaagttacaaaaatattttagatcGGAAAACAAGTTCTTAACACGAAAACTAAGTGTGTCTGATAGGCTATATGCTTTCACTTGTTCACCGTACTCAGCAATAATGCAAGTGAAACTTCTAAGCTAATCCAAATACTCGCAAGGCCCTGTTACCACCATGGCATTAGTCAGAACCCCCAGACGCGTCGTGGACCAATAAGTAAATGAAGAAGTGGGGAGGGATATGACGACAATGCCTACTTTTGCAGACAAATTGTCCCGGCTGGAGCAGATCCAGATTAAGAGACTCTGGTGTTATGTGTGATTTATTATTACGATTACTGATATTCTCTATTAGCTTGCTttgcacaaatttttcgatggGAGTTATCTCAACACCAGAACAAGGACCAATTGATAAAATGGTGTAACGTTGATATACTGAAGTTTCTACCAACCTTTTCCGGGGTTAACTTGGGCAGTATTGGTCGGATGAAATGGTCTGACGATATTGTTCTCCCTGCAGCTAATGTGCCTCTCCCATCTTCATCGTCATCTGAATGCTCTGGCGTCTCCAttggagaataaaaattaccaaCGCTTTCTGTGTAGTGAGAAAGTGGGCCAGACAAAAATTGTTGCAGAAGCGGTGCTCTTTCTGATCCTGCAGAACctggttgaaaatattttttttcggaaattaCGGTTCTTTGTACTATCAGGTTGAAAAGAGCACTTACAAGATTTATATCGCATGGACCAAGAGCTCGTTAATTAATTGTACAGTCACTTTTGTCCAATGCAATAACTTTTGGAAAGTAAAAGAATTCGAGAATTTGTAACTCACCTATAAGCCAATCTCTAGCCTGCGTTTCTTGAGGGATTACCCGAAAGTCGAAGAACCAAGCTTCGCTCCATGCCAGCACAAATGATGAGAGAATGAGCAGCACCACAAATACGGACAGGTTACTCGCAGACCACTAAAATAATTGCCAACACTAAATATCATCAACAATAAATAACGATATACATCAAATTCTTAAAGGAATTATTCTACATTTTAATTTAGTTACCAGCAAGTCATGagattgaacaaaaaaaaatttagattgGCAAGGAATCTAGCACTATACATcatacttttattatttctaaattGAAACATTAATTTCACTtacgtcaaaaaaaaatactttggcGATGAGAAAAGCGCACGTTGTTGCGGTTGATAGCTACAGGGAAAATAAGTAGTGTAGTATTTCTCACATCCAATTTTAAGTtcgaatacatatataaacgTATATTATAAAAGAGAATATGAGGtagtgatgtttttttttttacataaatataataattgagAAATTCTATGATGACAGCAGATCAGCGTCCTGGAGTATgatcggataaaaaaattaattcgtactttttattttactaatTTGTGGTTTAAGGTGAACAACTTTAGAACTAGTGACATTTGCTAAATTGCACTAAACAAGGAAATAGAAATCGAGCAAACTGCTGCAATGATCTaccattgaaaaatttattctagaTACATCAGTTCTTCAATGACttctttattttcgtttttatttaaacgTACGTAACATTAATCTTTGTCATACCGTATATCATATTGAATCAAATCACTTACAGCTATGATTATCCAATGGTTAATGTACAAAAGTCCATAAAATAGAAGCAAGACAGTGAACCTAGAGACAGCAGCCAtctttaaaagaaaaaacaaagaaagagaaCAAATTATCACATATGTAGCTccatcattttaaaaaataaatgaacatgCAGAACTAGACCTAGTTACAGGTATATTCTGTAAAAATAGTACAGCAAAATCATGTCAAATACCTACCACTAGATCAAATAGAGAAGTCTTGATGTTGTAGTGAATAACTTGATTCACAAATGCGTTTTTTATGTTGTCTCCACTAAACTGGAATAAATGGAAAACATTCGAGTATTAATAGGTAAGTTTCTGAGAATTGATTAGATTAGACAAGTAATTTTGACAGTCTGTTCGCTCGATCATGCAATCAGAGTTTCTTGAAACTTACCATTGTGCAAATGAGCCACATGAGGCAAGTGAATAATACGTCAAACGTGATGAATAGGCAAAAGAACCTCCTGACATTGGACATTCTTCCCTGGTGTCTGGTCCCTGCGATGAGATCTTCACTAAGCACTACATCGGATGCTCGGTTGATGCTGTGCTGGGTGAAAGAGCTTCTTTGGGATTGTAGTGATCTGTTCAACAGCGCCTCGGCAGCTGCTCTAATTCTCCGTTCGTCATCGATCATCGTAGGCTTTATTCTTACCCATAAGAGAGAAACGGTCTCCACAGTTTAGCGAAGAAGCTGAGACGATGTGTTTCCAGTAAGATTACGCATTTTATGAaaggataattttttaaccaaacaTTTTAAACAGCGCGTAGTATTTACGATATTTTGAGtgacgtttcaaaaaaaacatAACCTCCAATTTCGAATTTGTAAGTTCACAATTCCCGTGGAAAGAGCCGCGCCCGGTACATAGTAATGGAATTGGGTGGCTGCAGAGGCTGCAGAAAGTGGAAGACGGAGTGGTTTCGCTTTATCGTTGTATCGGGAAACAAATCACATGCGGAAAAAAACAAGCCTTTGTTTTCCCAGTCTTAACTATGAATATCTCACCTTGTCTGATGTTGACGGTGAAGGACAACAACGGCGAAATGGTGCTAGGTTAACAGTATATCGAACGTTGGATCCTCTGTAACGTAGTTTACTTAGTCGAGCGGAAAGATGCTCGAGGCGTGCGATGCTATCTCACATTATTCTTTGAactgaatcatttttaaactcCAACCAACAAGGCGCTTTGTATGCATCCGTGGTGtgcaatttttcttctgtCAGATCGAAAACTTGTCGCCATATTGAATCTAACATCTATCTTTCGTTTTGTCTTTTTGTTAAGATAATTCCTGTCCgattcattcaattatttaacgaGCGCGTTAAGGAGACTCTCGAACAGCTGATTCTATTGACGGTCATTGACAGTTGGTTGTGGCAATGTTGGTAATACATGCACGCGTCGCCAGCCGTTTAAAGTCTGAAGGCAATTCGCCTGACACTGTATCAGACAAGAATTTCAGCCTTCAGATATGAGACGCGGATGGAGTGTGAGTTGAAAATCTTGCATCGAATTGTAAGAAATATTACCGAACAAATAACGCCACTTTCCGACAGTAATAACTGGTATTAATTATCAAACAATTTGATCTACCACTGTAAAAGTAGTTTTTTCACACGCCAGGTGGTGACAAAGTCAATTTGATCGCGGCGTCATTCCTGGCAGAGATTTGAAGTAGGCTACAGAGTTTGCgtcaattttgaacaaaattgttttatttacttCGCTGATGTTGTGTGAAGTGATAGTATATTTGATTTTTGGAAGTTTTTCTAGAGAATTTCCCCGATCTTCGTGAATCGTCGACATTCTGCAATCAACTGTGGTATCTAGAATTATAACCACGTACATGCACACACTCTAGTCGGGCGTTACGTCACTAGCAGCTGACTGCAGAAGTGAATTTGAAGCAATGGCGTCCCAAGCCTCACCGCACAAGCCGAAAGATCTGCATTTACCCCTATCCCGAGTgaaaacaataatgaaaagttCTCCATACGTTGAGACCGTCGGACAGGACTGTTTATTCCTTGTTGCCAAAGCAACGGTACGACAATATGCTCTATTCGATTAACGAAGCCCACAACTCTCAAGTACCGCGCCAAGTGGCTAGGCAACCGGCAGatgccttttttttctttaataccGCGGGAATTTCAAATGGGTGAGAACTCCGAAATacttatataaaattattgtttttcctttcatttacAGGAACTATTTATTCACCATTTGACGGTTGAGGCCCACCGTCAAGGAAACAAGAGTGGTAGTTTGGACTACAAGAACTTGGCTGAGGTTGTACAAACAAGCGAAACACTCGAATTCCTTCGGGAAATAGTACCACGGAAAATTACAGTGAGGGAATTCAAGGAGATGATGGCTAAAAAAAATCCAGTGTCATCTGACAGCAGCTCATCTGAAAGTTCATCTGACTCTGACAGTGACAGTGAATCGGATAGTACTTCTTCACACGACGACGGagataagaaaagaaatggTAACGGGGATGCCAATGTTTCCAGTAGTTCGAGTGACGAGTCTGTTAATAAAGATGCCAGCAAAAAGGAGAATGGACAAAATCAATTGAGCAACAGTGAAGAAGATTCAAATGAGGGTTAGAAGTTTAAAAAGTTAGCTCTAAGATTGAATAATCATTAAGTTAGGTTTAGACACGATTATCTGGAGCAGAATCTGAGACAGCTGAAATTCAACTATATTTACgcagagaaatgaaattttccctaaatatatataatgcaCAAAGGAAAGGATATGGTTTACAACTAGGATTATCACAGTTAGATTCAGGGCAcattgaattttcttcaagTCAAATATTCCTGTGCAGATTTTTCTTCTATTGAGCTATTTAGCTCAAGTAATTTTCCAAACAGTCTGTATCTACTTAAACCATATTGTTTGcttgaatttaaattattgtataacttatttttaattattaaatagTTACGTATACAAtaccgaaaattttgttctCTTAACACGTTGGCTtggtgttaaaattttttacaaaactaGCTATTTATCTTTATTCAATAATTGCACAAGTTGTATCGTTGGATTATTTGgaatttattattaagttGTTACTGCACTGTTATGGCAGAACTACATTACGAACATCTTATCGTaaggaataataaaaacacattAGGTTAAACTTCAATGAAggaaaaagtaataaattatGTCACTTTTATTATCCTACCTcgtattattaattattatccatCAACTTAGGTAAATAAATGTgaacggataaaaaaaaataaaagaattaagGTGTTTAAACCATATGGGTAACACTGTAAATCGCTAAAAGGAACAAAAGTTTCTACAATTTCTGATATTATTCTTGATGAAGTTTTTTTGTTGGTAGAGCATCCATTGTGATGATGTAGTCTTCTTCATTAAGTTTTTTAGCCAAGAAATATATCTCAGCTAGTGCAATGATCAGAGCAAAAATTATACCCAGTAACAATCTAAATCCAAAGTCCAAATTACCAATAATTAATTCTATGCCAATAAAGCCAAACATAAATCCAGCAAGTACGGAAAAGATGAACTGGGCAACAGCGATGAGATGCCTATTCATTTCTTTCACTGAAACAAAATGTACCAGTGAATAACCATTGAAAAAATAGTCCACACTGAAATGAGAGATATTCAGATAAAACTAGAAGAAAAGTTAAGACATTTTCCTCACTTTGGTAGGCGATTGTGTCCTcaggaaaatttttccttaCTGAGTCAATGTTCTTAGTCATAGCTCGATAATCCCGACTATTTTGTTGAAGTATCAATTTCTGAATTCTAGCCTCGAGCTCGGGATTTCTAGGGGTCACTTCTGGCGCTGGGAGAatgatttcagaattttccaaaaattcgtGGATGTAGAATTTTTCGTCAGATGTTTTTCTCCACTCTATCAGATAATTGTTCAGCCATCTGACATCATCTAGTCTCAGCACAACATTTGGCCGCTGTTTcttagttgaattttttagcgTAGTTATGCCATCTGGTGCTTTTTCTACATCAGTTACTTTTTTCACTATAAACTCTATCAAAGCAGCACCAGGTTTGATTGTTATCAGAGGATTTTTGATCGGTCCTACAGGCATTGTGACTTCTTGTTTTAGAAATCAGGGCAAAATGGGGTTGGAAGTGGGAaaagagatatatatatatatatatatatatatatatgtgtgtgtgtgtagaaCAATAACaggattttcaaatatttatctgGGTTGGAATGAAGTTTATCTTTTCTTTATCACAGTTCAATATCTGAGTGTTACAGAAGGCAGGAATACAAGGGAATAGAAACGAACGAaggattgattaaaaaaacacTAAGGAGAAATGTGCAACTTTTCTTCCAAGTCGGTGTAAAATTCTCTCagctcttcttctttttcctcaaAAGTTTTGTCCACTTTCTCGCACTTGTCGCTCATGTCATTGATGAACTTTAGCCACTGGGCTTTTCTGGCCTCTCGGTTCACTTGAAGTTTATTTTCCTACAAGCAATATGGTGGAATTTAAAGATATAAGCGTTTCCTTCAGCTAGTAATCAAATAGCAATTAATGAAAATCTCGTTTGTCTATGGCGATGATTGGTTATAGAATGCTCATTCCGGATCTTGCGGGGATCCttgagaaaaaattggttCGTACGTGGTCTGTTTTGTCCTCTTTTTCAAGGACTCGTTGGCACATGCTAAGCGCAACATCCAAATTGGCTTTGAGGCTAGGCAAGTGGCAATCGCCGAGCTGTTCCGTACGGTCAAATTGACTCTGTCCAAGCTCAGTCGAGTACTCTAGGATTTTGAACAGCCGCTCCACTTCTCTGTCCCCTCGTTTTTCCTTGAAAAATCGATAAGTCAGTGAAAATACGACTCGTCCTCAGAATAGAATCTTATCAAGGAAAAACCCCAAGTAAAACAACGAACACACCTCAAACTCCCGAACGAAAAAGTTGATCTCGCCCTGGACGAACGGTCGATGGTCAAACAGTCGGCTCCAAATTTCACCAGCGTCTGAGGAAGACACGGGGTGATAGGGAGGGCAAGTatatgaaatgtgaaatataaattagTCTTGGAAAATCCTGACAAACTGTTTGAAGCTTTGTAATTAATCGTACTACTTGTCACATGATCATCACACCTTTTGCCACCGACGCCATATTTATTCTTTCGTATGTCAATTGCTGTCACGTGAACGAATCGAACGGCTCGCGGTGCATCTTGGGGATTTCGAccgctttcaaaattcgaaactgCACATAGATGATATTGAGTTTTGGGTGGAACTTAATCGGTGGGCATCGACGCGATTATGCATTTATCATACATTTTATTGATAGAATGTAATACAGAGATGTAAGACTATGATGTAACTACAATTGCGCCAAAACGAACTGCTGTGACAACCAACTGCGGTGGCaattatgaatttcaattttgtcaaaGTTGATCCATTGTTGCGCTTAACTGTTTTGCGAGATCGCAAGATACATCGAAATTATTATGCTGTAAGAATTGATTTTCATGTAATTAGGATCAAGTTGATTGTGCTTCAGAAGTATGTGCAGACATTATCATACGCCAAGTACAGATAACTTACTTCTACGTTTACATGACATAACCCTTCCGTAATGTCGGCGCTGTTCGACTTAGATTGTTGCTTTTGAATGCAATCAATTATACGCTGTAGTGTCTTCTCAGTGATTTGGTTGACTGTGGAAATACCGTAATGGCATGTTAATCAAAGTCAAGGTTGTCAGATTAATAGAGTGAATCGACGAATAGATCAAATACGATGTTCAAAAGGTTCCGATATACATAAAACGTTTTCATAGAAAATCTATCATGCTTCCTtcgaaattaattcaattcacAGCCCTGAAAGGATTAAATTACTTGACCGTTCATACTCATTAGCACTTAACAACTTTGATACGTGATTATCAACGTGAAATGTTACAATGTATAGGTGTAATTACAGCTCAGGTTCAAGTGCTGAAGCCTAAAATTTCCAGGGCATATAAGGGTTCCGTCAACTGGGATGAGGTCTTTCACCAAAGGATAGGTATCAACTGGAATCATGGCTTCTGCTCGTTCCTCGAATgactaaaaattaaaatgctTCAATTAGAAGTCTCACGATTTATTACAAACCCGTATATGAGATTGTTACTTGAACGATGATTGGAGTCGATCGGTTCACACTAGATTCGCTTGAATTACTAATTACTTGACCTGATGATgctaaaatataaaataatcgCAGAAGAATTACGAATATCCGCAATTAGGTAAAAGCAATTCACCTGACACTACGTAATATCAAATCAATCGAAACCTCTTCGTTTTTTTGAAATACGGCTGTCGCGTCCCCGCTCTTTGCTTTCAGAGGCTGTAGATCCAGTTCGTAAAGTTTGATTGGAGAGATTATCCATCTGTTACAAAACAATGAAGTTAatgctgaaataaaatcgcAACAGTCGCATCAATTTAGATGAATCGTTGAACCACAATTAATGCATTTGCATAATCAAATTATGCACGGAATTACTTTTTCCTTGCAGAGTTTCAATCGGTTAATGTTTCTACGTCGCTTCTCCACTATCTCGGCATGCGTCAGTGTAAACCTATGAAATTGGGTCACTTGATACGTTCAATTGAATTATAGATCATGTATCTTTGTTAGAATTGTACGGTGAATCATTATCTTCATAGATGCTCATGTAATTTTAGGAATCGATTATACTATACGTCGTACGGGCTCAATTGGTCGAGTATGCATTTCACACCTGCGTCGTTTATTTTGTTTCCAGTTAATGTCAAACTTTGTAATGATCTGTTAAACATAGAAATTCCAATTCAAAAGCGTGTTCTGCAGAGGTGCACAAAATCAATGATCGCTGTATTTTGATATTGTTTCTCTGCATTCGATATATTGATAAAAGCCATgcgtgaaatatttctgatttgAATTATGGTCCTTTTAGAATTTGAGAAATACAAGAACCGGAAAAGTGTATGTTCAACCTAAAAACAGGCAACAGACTGATGCAGTACGGATTGCCTGTCAAAAAAATGACAGGCGTTTTCCGTCAGACATTCAAAACAACGACATTTTACAAGGAAGGCTATTGGCTATAACCAGAAGCGACAtcgaaaatgatgaaaagagaaaagatttACAAGGACAAGTAATACACCATAGTAGACAAAGAGTGATATTTTTACCTGTTTGTCCGCAACATATTACCAATCTTTTCCGCCCCTATTTGAGAAATAGTATTATTTGCAAGGTTGAGCACGATTAATGTGGACGTACATGGTTCATCGTGGTAAGACAGATTTGAAGCTATTTTCGCCACTCCGTCGTCGTTTATTTCACACATTTTCAGTGATAGATAAAGAAGCCTGAAAATCAacttttcttaaattttttcaccttgtTTTTTTCGTCGTACCATCTACTTCTggttccaaatatttttattcaaagctCAAGTCAGCGTGTATCAGTTCGCTGTCTCAACTAATTCGTGATAAACCAATTCATGACTTACCTAGTCCCTGTGGCACAAAGAAGGTGATGGTTTTGTTTCGTGTTCGAGTTCATGTCCAAattcaaatcttttattgtgGAACCGGGTTCGGCTAAAATTTGTGCTATTTTTGCAATTCCAAATTCATCTATGAGACATCTTTGTAATC includes the following:
- the LOC107218834 gene encoding steroidogenic acute regulatory protein-like, translated to MIDDERRIRAAAEALLNRSLQSQRSSFTQHSINRASDVVLSEDLIAGTRHQGRMSNVRRFFCLFITFDVLFTCLMWLICTMFSGDNIKNAFVNQVIHYNIKTSLFDLVMAAVSRFTVLLLFYGLLYINHWIIIALSTATTCAFLIAKVFFFDWSASNLSVFVVLLILSSFVLAWSEAWFFDFRVIPQETQARDWLIGSAGSERAPLLQQFLSGPLSHYTESVGNFYSPMETPEHSDDDEDGRGTLAAGRTISSDHFIRPILPKLTPEKIEEYQKIGAEIIDRSWELLSSPDWVIEQETADGDTISSMHLPKPDGKIMKITGIIDISAHELLQELFENIENTPTWNKHLAESKKIQMIDEQTDIIYQVTMPHGGGIVGARDFVVLRCYGERNSCLISAGVSIPFPHIPPRKNFTRGENGVGCWAMEPLEGEENLRCKFTWLLNTNLKGWLPKRVIDASLSTVIVDFMQFLREHVRQMKD
- the LOC124292702 gene encoding leucine-rich repeat-containing protein 71-like — encoded protein: MRAQKYAQHSTKSRSITGGKQTFEITLAEPVDETEDAGKVSLELTTVRQKPQMDATVFNLLFDHQVHLDNPVDLRSKDCHVDVFMLEALNNSIKKFSTLTTLKLQRCLIDEFGIAKIAQILAEPGSTIKDLNLDMNSNTKQNHHLLCATGTRLLYLSLKMCEINDDGVAKIASNLSYHDEPCTSTLIVLNLANNTISQIGAEKIGNMLRTNRSLQSLTLTGNKINDAGVKCILDQLSPFTLTHAEIVEKRRRNINRLKLCKEKMDNLSNQTLRTGSTASESKERGRDSRISKKRRGFD
- the LOC107218821 gene encoding transmembrane protein 199, coding for MPVGPIKNPLITIKPGAALIEFIVKKVTDVEKAPDGITTLKNSTKKQRPNVVLRLDDVRWLNNYLIEWRKTSDEKFYIHEFLENSEIILPAPEVTPRNPELEARIQKLILQQNSRDYRAMTKNIDSVRKNFPEDTIAYQMKEMNRHLIAVAQFIFSVLAGFMFGFIGIELIIGNLDFGFRLLLGIIFALIIALAEIYFLAKKLNEEDYIITMDALPTKKLHQE
- the LOC107218835 gene encoding chromatin accessibility complex protein 1, with the translated sequence MASQASPHKPKDLHLPLSRVKTIMKSSPYVETVGQDCLFLVAKATELFIHHLTVEAHRQGNKSGSLDYKNLAEVVQTSETLEFLREIVPRKITVREFKEMMAKKNPVSSDSSSSESSSDSDSDSESDSTSSHDDGDKKRNGNGDANVSSSSSDESVNKDASKKENGQNQLSNSEEDSNEG
- the LOC107218824 gene encoding biogenesis of lysosome-related organelles complex 1 subunit 5, whose protein sequence is MASVAKDAGEIWSRLFDHRPFVQGEINFFVREFEEKRGDREVERLFKILEYSTELGQSQFDRTEQLGDCHLPSLKANLDVALSMCQRVLEKEDKTDHENKLQVNREARKAQWLKFINDMSDKCEKVDKTFEEKEEELREFYTDLEEKLHISP